In Candidatus Aminicenantes bacterium, the genomic stretch CGGTCCTTTTCTTCCAGAAGGAAACAGCATGAAGATACCTTTTCAGCAGCTGCCATGACAATGCCGAAAACACCGCGAAAGCCAGGACGGCCAGGGCCATGAACCACCAGGTCTGGTAGACGAACGGCCGCAGATAAAAAGCGAACGCTGCTCCGGCCATGTTCCAGACGCCGTCGGCGTTGGCGGCGATGACCCGGAAGCGGTAAGGGCCGGGGTTGAGGTTGTTGTAAATAGCCTCACGACGATTGCCGGCGGAAGTCCAATCGCGGTCGTAACCCTCCAGCTTGTATTTGAATTCGATCTTGGCGGAACGGATGAAGCTCAAGGCCGTGTAATGGAATTCGAACCGTAGGCTACCTGCTGGCAGTCGCAACGGCACCGTTATGGAAGTGCCCGAGGCCGGCAGGCTGCGGTTGTCGACCACGACGGCTTCCACCAGAACCGGAGGCACCTGGTCGTTTTTCCGGATGCGGGCCGGGTCGATGCTCACCACTCCCGCCAGGTTGGCGAACCACAACCGGCCGCTGCCGTCCTTCCAGGCGGCGGGGTTGCCGGAATTGCATATGCGGCTCTTCATGCCGTCGTTTTCATCGAACACACGGCCGCTTACCTTTAGATTTTTATCGAAAGCCGCCCTTTCCAGTTCACTTTTTTTTGCCCGGAAGATGCCGCGCTCACTGCTCAGCCACAAATAACCCACGTCGTCTTCCAGGATGGCATAGACCCGGTTGTCGAACAAACCCCGGTCACTGTTCAGCGAACCCCAGCGGCCGTTTTCAAAAACTTTCAAACCCTGGTTGCGGGTACCGACCCATATCGTGCCGCGAAGATCTTCGTAAAACGAGACTACATGGCAATTGTCTAAAAACTGTTCTCTAATAAATTGTCCTGGCTTTTCCAGCGCCATGACCGCCAATCCGTTTTCACAACCAACCCACAAATTTCTTCGCCGGTCTTCGAAAAGCGATGTAATACGATCGTAGTCTGGGTCATCGGCGTGGAAATAACGCTTAAAAGTCCCTTGCTGCTGCCAGCAAAACAATCCCGCCCCATAGGTACCGATCCACAGCCGGCCAGAACTGTCTTTTAAAACACAGCGTGTTTCAATATTTGCGGTTGCCCCAGGCAGGGTAATTTTCTTGAAACTACCGTCCTGAAAATGGAGCAATCCTGAAGAAGTCCCTAACCAGAAGGAATCTTTGGCGTCAGTTTCCAACGACCAGATGGTCTCGCTACGAAAGCGGACCGGCAAAATGAAATTTTCGACCCGGTTATTCTGATAGCGGTTTAAATAACCGCCGTAGCCGACGATCCACAAAGCACCGGAATCATCCCCATGCACACTGCGGAACACTTCGCCGTTCAGTCCTTCGCGGCCAGTTATAGTAGTGATTTTTTCATCGCGGATCTGAGTCAAACCGCCATCAAAAGCTCCCACCCACAAAGAGCCCTCAGCATCCTCACAAAGGGAAGAAATATATTTGCTGTCCATCCCCTGGACTTTGTTCAGGAACTGAAAATCATCATTTTGCCAACGAATCAAACCTCCCTCGCTGACCACCCACAGGTTGCCGTCGTGATCCTCGATCAATGCGGTGATGTTGTTGCTTAAACCTGGTTTTAACAAAAAATGGCGCAATTTATTGTCCCGATAACTATACAGACCATCGTCCGTTCCGAACCACAAAAATCCGTCGCGGTCTTGGCTGATCGCACCAATATCACAGCCCAATTTATCGCTAGCGGACAGAATCCGGTGCCATTGTTCTTTTTCCAACCGATACAAACCTTTGTTTACTGTACTGACCACTATCCGCCCCGATCGATCTTTCGTCAAGCAGTGAATTCCTATGCCGGGAAAAACGAGGTCTTTTTTGAATGGTCCGTTATTCCCAGGAGAACGATAAAAAAGACCTTCTGAAGTACCGACCCAAAGATTGCCCTGGCCATCTTCGGCCAGGCAATTAAAGGAAATGCCTGCAACTTTTTGGGAAAGAGGATGATTTTGAAACTTCCCATTTTCCAGACTGAGAAGTTTTCCGCGATAAGTTCCAATCCAAAGAACTTCCCGACGATCGAAAAATAAATTGTTTACAAAATTATCGTGGAATTCAGGGGTATTATTGCTGTTAAATATAGAGAAATTTATTCCATCGAAACGCACCAGCCCTTCTACGGTACCCAACCACAAATAACCGGAGCGGCCTTGCGCAATGGCCAAAACCGTATTGTTGGGCAAACCGCGTTCGGTTTTCCATGTATCCAGGGTATATTGGGTTATTATTTTTTGTGGATCCAGGCTCCAAAGCCCTCCGACAAAATATATAAAAAAAACGATAAAAAAAACGCGCTTTTTCAAATTCAATTACTATCTTAGAAGAAACTTGGATTAAATACTATTATTACATGATATGTATTTTGGCCTTGCAAGCCACAAGCTGGAGCTCACCCTCCTTGTCGGCGAAAACCTTTTCCAGCTTGGCCAGCGCTTTTTCGGCTTCAATGAATCTTTTCCCCTTTTTTTTTGCTTCCGGCTGCGTGTCAAGATAGGTTCTGATCTTGCCCAACAGCAGATTCACATTTGCTTTTTTTATGTCCATGGGTTACCTCCGTTTTATAATATGCAATAATTTTAGTTTAAATAATGAATAAAAACAATAATTCAATGAAACTTACAATTCTGCGAGAGCAATAGTTTAATTAAAAAATAATTGAACTATTCCTTCTAAATAAAAAAGGTTTTTAAAACTCATCCCCTACCCCTTCTCTTGGCAAGAGAAGGGGCATAGTAACGCTCCCCTCTCTTTTTGAAAGAGAGGGGCCGGGGCAGCACAAATTATCCGTCTATCCTGACGGATATAATTTGTCTGTCCCCAAAGGGGGGTGAGTTGTTTTTACAATTGCACTACATTACAATTCTACAAAATCATGTTATGAACAATATATCCTCTTTAACCCTGGCCCTGACCGAGCGCTGCAATTTTTCCTGTCCCTACTGCCCGCAACATAGGGGGGGAAAAACATTGAAGATAGAAGAAATTACCGCTTTCCTGGATTTTCTCAAACCCCGTTTGGCCAAGGAGGTCTGGCTGGGCTTTTACGGTGGCGAACCGTTATTGAGTTGGCTGCTGGTAGAAAAAACTGTCGAACATTTGCGAAAAAACCGCAGAAACAAATTTCGCTTCACCCTGACCACCAACGGTTCGCTCCTGAAAAAAGAACATATTTTGTTTTTAAAAAAAAACCAGTTCGAGCTGGTTTTAAGTTATGACGGCCTGGCCCAGGCAAAGCGCAACCCGGGCAGCATCGTTGCGGTCGAAAAGGCCCTGGCCAACCTGCAGGAGCTTTATCCCGAAGGTTATATGGTCAACAGCGTTTTCACCCCCGCAACCATTTCATTGCTGTCCGCTTCATTCGGAAATTTAATGGAACAGGGGCACCGGCACCTGCAATATTCTTTGGACTTGAGCGTTCCCTGGCACGATTCTGACCTTAAGGTTTTGGAAAAGGAGCTCAATCGCCTGGCCGATCGCTGCCTGGAAGTCCAAAATAAAACCGGCAAGCTGCCGCTGGAAAACTTCAAAGATACCCGCCCAAATGGGGTTTTCGCCTGTTTTGCCGGCCGCGACCGGCTGGCGTTGCTCCCGGACAACACCGTCTGGGGCTGTTACCTGTTTTACGACCTGCTGGGACACCTGCCCGAACACTCCGATTACCGGAAATACTGTTTCGGCAAATTGCCCGCTTTCATACGCAGCACGGCCAAGACCAAAGCCGTGGCCGCCAATTATAGCGATCTGCGCCAGGATTATTTTTTCACCGTCGAAAAAGAACTCTGCAGCCTGTGCCCGGAGCTCGAATCCTGCAGCGTCTGCCCGGCCGTTGCCGCACTGGCTACCTCCCGGCTCGCTGTCATCCCCGGCTGGACCTGCCGCATCAAAGGGATCCAGGCTAAGCATAAATCGCTTTTTGCGGGCATGTAAGACAAAATCCTGACTTCCCGAGATATTGGGCATCTATTTTTTGAATTTTGTCGACCTAACTCACCCCCGTCCCCCTCTCTTTTTAAAAAAGAGGGGGTGGAGAAGAACTCTTAATCCCCTTCTTTTTATTAAGAGAAGGGGTGGGGGATGAGTTACGAGCATTTAGATTTTCTCAATATAGTACTTTTCAATCTATTTTTCGGACCATTTTTGCGGCGATTCATTGAATTTTTTCCCCCAGCGATATAAGATGAGGCCATAAAAAGGAGGTACGATGAAAAAGTTCATGCTGACGTTTTTGGCGGCTGCCATTTTACTGGCCGGCCTGACCCAGCCCCTGGCGGCCAAGGGCGATAAAATCAGGATCGGCGTCCTGCGCTTTACCAACGACACCAGGGCCAGCTGGTGGAATTCCCAAGTGGGCAACGAGCTGTCGGACATGCTGGCCGCGGAGCTGGTCAGCACCAGGTCCTTCAGCGTGCTGGAAAGGAAGGAGCTTGATGCCGTCCTCGGCGAACAGGACCTGAGCGCCTCGGACCGGGTCAGCGAAGCGACCAAGGTGAAGCTGAAGCAGCTGAAAGGCGCCCAGTACCTGATCGCCGGCACGGTTTCCGCCTATGAGGAAAATGTCAAGGGCGGGGGCGCCGGCATCCGCCTGGGGCCGGTCAGCCTGGGCGGCTCCAAGGAAAAAGCCTACATCGCCGTGGACGTGAAGGTCGTCGACACCGAAACCGGCGAAATCGTCGATGCCCGCACCATCGAAGCCACGGCCAAGGGCAGCGCCCTGAGCGCCGGCCTGAGCATCAGGAATTTTTCTTTCGAGGGCGGAGGTTATAACAAAACCCCGGCCGGCAAGGCCATCCGCGCCTGCATCCTCTATGTCGCCGAATACCTGGAATGCTCCATGGTCAGGGGCACGGACGACGAGTGCATGGAAAAATGGGACGAGATGGACAGCAAGCGCAAGGAAAAGACCAAGGACGCCATCGACCTGGACGATTGACCGTTGTCGTTAACAAAGCCGGCGGCCGTCAAGCGGCAAAGGGTCGCGCGAACTTGACAGGAAAGCCGATTTGGTGTATGTTTAGGGATGAGTTGGGCGGTTAGCTCAGTTGGTAGAGCATCGGTTTTACACGCCGGGTGTCAGAGGTTCAAACCCTCTACCGCCCAGGCTTTTCTTGTGGCGCGGGGTCGTAGTTCAGTTGGTTAGAACGCATGCCTGTCACGCATGAGGTCGCGAGTTCGAGTCTCGTCGGCCCCGCCATTCCCCAGGCTGGGGGCGTAAAGGTTTCGACAGTTTTGATGAAGTTAAAGAGGCGGACTGAGCCGAGTAGCTCAATAAACTGCTCAAAAAAAGAAAAGCAAACAACTTTGCACTCGCAGCGTAATTAACACGTTGCCGTTCCGGTTTTCCCCGCCCGCGGGAGGGCCGGAGCGTCACTTTGCGGGCTAGCGTTGGATTGAGCGCCTTCTGTGGTTCGACGCGAAAACCTGTGAGGGCCGCTGGCAGCCCATTTTGTTTGTTTCAAGGGTTGCCGGTCGTATAGAAAACAAACTATGTCCGTAGAATCTTTAGTGGAGTCATTATTGGACGCGGGTTCGATTCCCGCCGCCTCCACTGCCATTTTTATGTGAGCGTGATGAGACAAACCAAGAAAACGAGCGCCATTCTTGTTTCCCTCCTGCTGCTTGCGCGCCTGCTGCCCGCCCTGGCCATCGATTTCCGCTCCTTCGACCACGAAGGGTTCACCCGCATCGTTCTTCAGGCCGACCAGAATTTCGCCTTCTCGGTGCGCAACGCCCCGGGCCAGCTGCAGGTGCTCCTGCCCAAGCATGCCGATTTCAACACCCAGTCCTTCGCCGTTCAAAATTCGCGGCTGCTGGAAAGGGTGACCAGCGAAGTCAGGGAAAACAACAGCGTCCTCACCGTCTTCTTCAAGGACGACGTCAGCGTGACCAAGAATTTTGTCCTGGAGAAGCCTTTCCGTCTTGTTTTCGACCTGGTGAAATCGGAAAAAGTCCCCGCGGCGGCACCCGAAACGACGCCGAAAAGCGATCCCCCCCAGGTTCAGCCAGCCGCGGCGCAGCCGGCCGAACCCGCGACCAGCAAACCGATTGAGACCATCTGCATCGACGCCGGTCACGGCGGCGAAGACCTCGGCGCCCTGGGCAAGTCCAAGCTGCTGGAAAAGGACGTCACGCTGCGCATCAGCCAGAAGCTCAAACGACTCATCGAATCCAAGACCGGCTTGCGGGTGATCATGACCCGGGACGGGGACAACGAAGTCTCGCTCAATTCGCGGGCGTCCATTGCCAACAACCAGCAGGCGCAGATGTTCGTTTCCATTCATGTCAATTCCTCCTTCCGCAAATCGGCGTACGGCTCGGAAACCTACTTCGTCAGCCTGAAGGCCACCGACCCGGAAGCCCTGGACCTGGCCCGCAAGGAGAACCAGAACCAGGAAGACCCGGGCGAAACGATCAAGAACGACGAGTTGAAGATGATTCTCTGGAACATGGCCCAGACCGAATACATCCGGGAATCGAGCACGCTGGCCGAATACATCCAGAACGAATTGAACGACCTGCTGGGCACCCGCAACCGCGGCGTCAAGCAAGCCCCGTTCCGCGTCCTGATGAGGACCGCCATGCCCGCCGTGTTGATCGAGACTTCTTTCATCTCCAACTCCGCCGAAGAAAAAAAACTGCAAAGCGAGGAATTCCTGGATAAAATCGCCTTTGCCATATTCAACGGCGTCTCCAAATTCATTTACTATTACAACAACATCGTCAAATGACGGCCAAAACGCGGAACATCCTGCTGGTCTCCCTGGGCGCATTTTTTTTTGCCGCCCTCCTGATCGTGGTCTGTTCCCGAAAAAAAGCGGAAAACCCCGAGCGCGAAACGCTCACCAAAACGGTCGCCGACGGCACCATCGCCGAATTCATCAAGGTCAAGCTTTTTTACAACAGCGAATCGTCGCCTTTGTTGCAGCCGGTGAACCGCGAGATGGAGGTCCCGGAAACCAAGGAAGAATTGTACAGGAAATTCATCAGCCTGCTGCTCACCAGCAGCGGCGGGCTCATCATGCCGGTGCCGGAGGGAGTCCAGCTGCGCAGTGTTTTTTACCTTAAGGACAAGGAGATGCTGGTGCTCGATTTCAGCGACAACTTGGTCAACGCCTTTCCCGGCGGCACCGCGGCCGAGCTGGAATTCATCTATTTCGTCGTCGACAATTTCTGTTTCAATTTCCCCGAAATAAAGAAGGTCAGGATTCTCTGCGGCGGCAATGAAAGCAAAACCTTGGGCGGCCACATCGACCTGGAAAAGCCGTTCTTCCCCGATTTCAGCCGCATCTCTAATGATTGAACGCCGTTATCAGCAGCAAGGAGGCATCCATGCTTTCAGGGATTGAAAAAATCCTTTTCCTGGCCGCCATCGCCCTCGCCGTCGGCCTGGCGTTGAACGAGTTCCGCCGGAAATTCCTGCTGATCGGCCGCGGCCGGAAAGTCTCGCGCCGGGACCATCCCGGCCGGCGCCTCTGGGAGATGCTCTACCGGGTATTCCTGCAGCTCCCGGTGTTCGCCCAGCGGCCGGTTACCGGCTTCTTTCACGCCGTCATCTTCTGGGGCTTCCTCGTCTTTTTGGGCGTCACCCTCAACCATGTCGCCGAGGGCTTTATCGAGGGCTTCAGCCTGTTCGGCCACGGCGCGATCTACGCGCTGCTATTGTCTGCGGCCAACCTTTTCGCCGGCTTGATCATCCTGGCCGTCATCTATTTTTTCTTTCGCCGCTACGTCTTCCGCGCCAAGAGCCTGGACCGCCCGTCCTACCAGTCGCTGACCGTCCTCTTCTTTATTTTCACCCTGATGGTCAGCTTCA encodes the following:
- a CDS encoding CsgG/HfaB family protein; the protein is MKKFMLTFLAAAILLAGLTQPLAAKGDKIRIGVLRFTNDTRASWWNSQVGNELSDMLAAELVSTRSFSVLERKELDAVLGEQDLSASDRVSEATKVKLKQLKGAQYLIAGTVSAYEENVKGGGAGIRLGPVSLGGSKEKAYIAVDVKVVDTETGEIVDARTIEATAKGSALSAGLSIRNFSFEGGGYNKTPAGKAIRACILYVAEYLECSMVRGTDDECMEKWDEMDSKRKEKTKDAIDLDD
- a CDS encoding triple tyrosine motif-containing protein yields the protein MNLKKRVFFIVFFIYFVGGLWSLDPQKIITQYTLDTWKTERGLPNNTVLAIAQGRSGYLWLGTVEGLVRFDGINFSIFNSNNTPEFHDNFVNNLFFDRREVLWIGTYRGKLLSLENGKFQNHPLSQKVAGISFNCLAEDGQGNLWVGTSEGLFYRSPGNNGPFKKDLVFPGIGIHCLTKDRSGRIVVSTVNKGLYRLEKEQWHRILSASDKLGCDIGAISQDRDGFLWFGTDDGLYSYRDNKLRHFLLKPGLSNNITALIEDHDGNLWVVSEGGLIRWQNDDFQFLNKVQGMDSKYISSLCEDAEGSLWVGAFDGGLTQIRDEKITTITGREGLNGEVFRSVHGDDSGALWIVGYGGYLNRYQNNRVENFILPVRFRSETIWSLETDAKDSFWLGTSSGLLHFQDGSFKKITLPGATANIETRCVLKDSSGRLWIGTYGAGLFCWQQQGTFKRYFHADDPDYDRITSLFEDRRRNLWVGCENGLAVMALEKPGQFIREQFLDNCHVVSFYEDLRGTIWVGTRNQGLKVFENGRWGSLNSDRGLFDNRVYAILEDDVGYLWLSSERGIFRAKKSELERAAFDKNLKVSGRVFDENDGMKSRICNSGNPAAWKDGSGRLWFANLAGVVSIDPARIRKNDQVPPVLVEAVVVDNRSLPASGTSITVPLRLPAGSLRFEFHYTALSFIRSAKIEFKYKLEGYDRDWTSAGNRREAIYNNLNPGPYRFRVIAANADGVWNMAGAAFAFYLRPFVYQTWWFMALAVLAFAVFSALSWQLLKRYLHAVSFWKKRT
- a CDS encoding N-acetylmuramoyl-L-alanine amidase → MRQTKKTSAILVSLLLLARLLPALAIDFRSFDHEGFTRIVLQADQNFAFSVRNAPGQLQVLLPKHADFNTQSFAVQNSRLLERVTSEVRENNSVLTVFFKDDVSVTKNFVLEKPFRLVFDLVKSEKVPAAAPETTPKSDPPQVQPAAAQPAEPATSKPIETICIDAGHGGEDLGALGKSKLLEKDVTLRISQKLKRLIESKTGLRVIMTRDGDNEVSLNSRASIANNQQAQMFVSIHVNSSFRKSAYGSETYFVSLKATDPEALDLARKENQNQEDPGETIKNDELKMILWNMAQTEYIRESSTLAEYIQNELNDLLGTRNRGVKQAPFRVLMRTAMPAVLIETSFISNSAEEKKLQSEEFLDKIAFAIFNGVSKFIYYYNNIVK
- a CDS encoding radical SAM protein, which produces MNNISSLTLALTERCNFSCPYCPQHRGGKTLKIEEITAFLDFLKPRLAKEVWLGFYGGEPLLSWLLVEKTVEHLRKNRRNKFRFTLTTNGSLLKKEHILFLKKNQFELVLSYDGLAQAKRNPGSIVAVEKALANLQELYPEGYMVNSVFTPATISLLSASFGNLMEQGHRHLQYSLDLSVPWHDSDLKVLEKELNRLADRCLEVQNKTGKLPLENFKDTRPNGVFACFAGRDRLALLPDNTVWGCYLFYDLLGHLPEHSDYRKYCFGKLPAFIRSTAKTKAVAANYSDLRQDYFFTVEKELCSLCPELESCSVCPAVAALATSRLAVIPGWTCRIKGIQAKHKSLFAGM
- a CDS encoding GerMN domain-containing protein, whose protein sequence is MTAKTRNILLVSLGAFFFAALLIVVCSRKKAENPERETLTKTVADGTIAEFIKVKLFYNSESSPLLQPVNREMEVPETKEELYRKFISLLLTSSGGLIMPVPEGVQLRSVFYLKDKEMLVLDFSDNLVNAFPGGTAAELEFIYFVVDNFCFNFPEIKKVRILCGGNESKTLGGHIDLEKPFFPDFSRISND